One window of Phycisphaeraceae bacterium genomic DNA carries:
- a CDS encoding prepilin-type N-terminal cleavage/methylation domain-containing protein encodes MRSLPDSAMSASHFAMLASCPAFVVLGIASVAKLADLSAFALSLETWEWIPSWSIPALSTIVPTLEALVVVGWVVSARRERFEWLALGLVMCFTVVYAGHALFAKPPDCQCLGRLSAFFATKDSASGVLVRNGVLIVLLGLALALRVRRRKKSGPVRRDRATEGDTIGATAVVTRPGFSLLEVLLCIAIVAVLLALVTPLLGDARDAARRTGSMSNLRQHGSIFLAYTSDYGEQFPYFTDPRATVTVLRHSGYEIAIEYFSIHAFWNFGMADYGYDGQLAHRSMSPPGRERCVVMESYLYACSLIAAPEFWNATTRTGPDQWRPTRVSAVLFPAHKGLMIDRSEEFALDEMIVDTRDDPRDPLPEIPASLRSRVRCPTVFIDGHVRSVKPTEFLPSYFRGDGHWTGSGIHNGPDPVLHTIDGVRGRDIP; translated from the coding sequence ATGAGATCGCTGCCAGATTCAGCAATGAGCGCATCTCACTTCGCGATGCTGGCATCCTGTCCGGCTTTCGTCGTGCTCGGCATCGCCTCGGTCGCGAAGCTTGCTGACCTGTCCGCGTTTGCTTTGTCACTTGAGACGTGGGAGTGGATCCCATCATGGTCCATTCCCGCGCTCTCGACAATTGTGCCGACCCTAGAGGCGCTGGTGGTTGTCGGGTGGGTCGTCTCGGCGCGGCGCGAGCGGTTCGAGTGGCTCGCGCTCGGGTTGGTGATGTGTTTCACGGTTGTGTACGCCGGGCACGCGCTCTTTGCCAAGCCCCCTGATTGCCAGTGCCTCGGGCGGCTCTCAGCTTTCTTTGCGACGAAGGACTCCGCATCGGGCGTGCTCGTGCGAAACGGCGTGCTCATCGTCCTGCTCGGGTTGGCTCTGGCGTTGCGTGTGCGGCGCAGAAAGAAGTCTGGTCCGGTGCGAAGGGACCGGGCGACAGAGGGAGATACGATCGGCGCGACGGCGGTGGTGACTCGCCCGGGCTTTTCGCTTCTTGAGGTGCTGTTGTGCATCGCAATCGTCGCGGTCCTTCTCGCGCTCGTGACACCTCTGCTGGGTGATGCACGCGACGCGGCTCGGCGCACGGGCAGCATGTCCAACCTGCGTCAGCACGGGTCGATTTTCCTTGCGTACACGAGCGACTACGGTGAGCAGTTTCCCTACTTTACTGATCCAAGGGCGACCGTGACGGTGCTGCGTCACAGCGGGTATGAGATCGCGATCGAGTACTTCAGCATCCACGCCTTCTGGAACTTCGGGATGGCGGACTACGGCTACGACGGGCAACTGGCCCACAGATCGATGTCCCCGCCTGGAAGGGAGCGGTGCGTGGTGATGGAGAGTTATCTCTACGCCTGCTCGCTGATCGCTGCGCCCGAGTTCTGGAACGCAACGACTCGCACCGGGCCGGACCAGTGGAGGCCGACGCGAGTTTCCGCCGTCCTCTTTCCTGCGCACAAAGGGCTCATGATCGACAGATCAGAGGAGTTTGCGCTGGATGAGATGATTGTCGATACACGGGACGACCCTCGGGATCCGCTGCCTGAGATTCCGGCATCTCTGCGAAGCCGCGTGCGATGCCCGACGGTGTTCATCGATGGCCATGTCAGGAGTGTCAAGCCGACGGAGTTTCTGCCGAGTTACTTTCGCGGCGACGGGCATTGGACGGGATCTGGCATCCATAACGGCCCGGACCCGGTGCTGCACACCATCGACGGCGTTCGTGGGCGAGACATTCCCTGA